From Borreliella garinii, one genomic window encodes:
- a CDS encoding BlyA family holin → MAVMIFVAVLVLRGLILPKPLLKNILSIVIDKIFRNGNDNNHIKKRG, encoded by the coding sequence ATGGCCGTAATGATTTTTGTAGCAGTGCTAGTTTTAAGAGGATTAATTCTTCCCAAGCCACTACTAAAAAACATATTGTCTATAGTAATAGATAAGATTTTTAGAAATGGAAATGACAATAATCATATTAAAAAAAGAGGTTAA
- a CDS encoding DUF735 family protein, producing the protein MEIPNFLQDTQIYKLLIKETEYTQKLLNGIKALNSNFISIDAKENIKSRYIAIWISQVLSIFYAKTQTLKSVTSNINSVIFALRHIDTDESFRLIFKAFLNVDITALPNLRLVLLMFL; encoded by the coding sequence ATGGAAATACCCAATTTTTTGCAAGATACTCAAATTTATAAATTGCTAATTAAAGAAACTGAATACACACAAAAACTGCTTAATGGGATTAAAGCGCTCAATTCTAACTTCATATCTATTGATGCAAAAGAAAATATAAAATCAAGATATATTGCTATATGGATATCTCAAGTCTTATCAATTTTTTATGCAAAAACTCAAACTTTAAAAAGCGTTACAAGCAATATTAATAGTGTTATTTTTGCTTTACGTCATATTGACACTGATGAATCGTTTAGACTGATTTTCAAGGCGTTTTTAAATGTAGATATTACAGCTTTACCGAACCTGAGGCTGGTGTTATTGATGTTTCTCTAA